The genomic window CCCCATAAATTTGTATCTATAGTTTGATGCCAATCTTCTAAAGAAAAATCTTCCACAGTCCCCGAACTATAAATACCTGCATTATTAACTAATACATCAATGCTGCCATATTCTGCCAAGGCTTTATTAGCTAAATTAGCTACTTGTTGAGGATCTTTGACATCACAAGAAATACTTAAAACTTTTTGACCTAAAGCTTGCACTTCCTGCGCTGTAGCAGTTAAGATTTCTACTCGCCGAGAAGCTAGAACAAGATTATAACCGTTTTGGGCAAATAAAATCGCCGTTGCTTTGCCGATTCCTTGGGAAGCACCAGTAATTAAAACTGTAGGAGACATACCTATACAAATATTTGTTCTACTAATATCTAATAATTCCTGGCAACTTCTTTCTACCTCTCTCCCTTGGTAGACTTTTTAAATTATGGTTGATTGAGTATTGATGTTTTTACTTGTTACTTTTATCTAAGCCTATATTGTTAACTCTGAAAATCGTACTTTATTGATTTATTGCAAATTATGTAGTATAAGTATATACTTACACCGAGCAGCCAAAACCTAAATAATTAATTACTATCCTAAGCTGACTTCAAACTATTTTATAGGTTCAAGACTTTGAAAGCTAAGTAGGGATTGTTTGGGAAAATAGAAAATGAGTGTACCTCAAGGCAGACAATTAAGTATGGTTGCCAAGATAAGATAATAAAATGATAAAATTTATCCTGCAATCATAGAAAATACGCGAATGGTAAGTAGTAAAAATTCGTATAGTGGGCTTTTGGTCGCTTTTACCGTTATTGGTATATGGGCATCAAGCTGGTGTTTATTAATGTCTATCGATGTATTGGAAACTAATAACTTATTACTTTTACCACTAATTGCCTTACAAACGTTCCTTTATACAGGGTTGTTTATAACTGCTCATGATGCCATGCACGGAGCGGTATTTCCTAGCAATCTAAAAATAAATAACTTTATTGGTGCTTTATCAGTAGGTTTGTATGCACTTTTTGATTACGAAAAATTGCAAAAAAAACACTGGCTTCATCATCATAATCCCGCCAGCGAATTAGATCCAGATTTTCATAACAGCAAACATAAAAACTTCTTTGCTTGGTACTTTTATTTTATGTTGCGTTATTGGAGTTGGACGCGGTTATTATCATTAATGGCTTTATATAATGTCATTCTTTTTACATTCCATATTCCCGAAAAAAACCTAACTTTATTTTGGGTTCTCCCCTCAGTTTTAAGTTCTGTGCAATTATTTTATTTTGGGACATTTACACCCCATAAAGAGCCAGAGGGCGGCTATAAAAATGTTCATTGCGCTCAAACAAATCCCTTACCTACCTGGCTATCATTTATTACTTGCTATCATTTTGGCTATCATTACGAACACCACGAACACCCTGCTGTTCCTTGGTGGGGATTGCCCAAAGTTTACCAAAACCAGCGCGAAAAAGTCTTAAGTATCTAACTAAAAATTTGTGGTAAAAGTTGCTTTAACAATTGCCGGATCTGATAGTGGCGGGGGTGCAGGGATTCAAGCCGATTTACGCACCTTTGCTGTTCATTGCGTACACGGAACTAGCGCTGTAACGTGCGTTACCGCGCAAAATACTTTAGGAGTCACCCGTGTAGATGCTTTGCCTGTAGAATCGGTAGTAGCGCAGATGTGGGCAGTAGTAGAAGATATTGGCGTACAAGCGGCGAAAACAGGAATGCTGCTAAATCAAGAAATTATTGCCGCCGTAGCCGAGCAAGTAGAAAGTTTAAAAATTGCTAACTTAGTAGTAGATCCGGTAATGGTGTCGCGGACTGGGGCGCAGTTAATTGATAATAGCGCGATCGCATCTATGCGCGATCTTTTAATCCCCCAAGCAATCATAGTTACACCCAACTGCTACGAAGCCCAAATACTGACGGGTTTAGAAATTCATACTCTAGACGCGATGCAACAAGCCGCTAGAAGCATATACAACCAAGGTGCAAAGGCGGTATTAGTCAAGGGTGGAGGGATGAAGGGCGACTTACGCGGCGTTGACGTGTGGTTTGATGGACAACAGATGGAAACTTTGACTACAAAAGCTGTAGATACAAATAATACTCATGGTACAGGGTGTA from Synechocystis sp. PCC 7509 includes these protein-coding regions:
- the crtW gene encoding beta-carotene ketolase CrtW, with the translated sequence MENTRMVSSKNSYSGLLVAFTVIGIWASSWCLLMSIDVLETNNLLLLPLIALQTFLYTGLFITAHDAMHGAVFPSNLKINNFIGALSVGLYALFDYEKLQKKHWLHHHNPASELDPDFHNSKHKNFFAWYFYFMLRYWSWTRLLSLMALYNVILFTFHIPEKNLTLFWVLPSVLSSVQLFYFGTFTPHKEPEGGYKNVHCAQTNPLPTWLSFITCYHFGYHYEHHEHPAVPWWGLPKVYQNQREKVLSI
- the thiD gene encoding bifunctional hydroxymethylpyrimidine kinase/phosphomethylpyrimidine kinase, with translation MVKVALTIAGSDSGGGAGIQADLRTFAVHCVHGTSAVTCVTAQNTLGVTRVDALPVESVVAQMWAVVEDIGVQAAKTGMLLNQEIIAAVAEQVESLKIANLVVDPVMVSRTGAQLIDNSAIASMRDLLIPQAIIVTPNCYEAQILTGLEIHTLDAMQQAARSIYNQGAKAVLVKGGGMKGDLRGVDVWFDGQQMETLTTKAVDTNNTHGTGCTLSAAIAANLALSQDLFTAVESAKSYVTTALQHALNIGKGQGPVGHFFALCGEK